The nucleotide sequence ACAATTTTGACCATGATAATCAAAGGGCAAAATTAGCTATCAATATAGTATTCAAAATATTGACTGAGCACCTCTATAGTAATTTATAATGAAAATCGTAGAGTAAAGATTCTTACTAAATTAATAAATGTGTATTGCACatagtcttttttttttacttttttttataaaaaaattatttcactCATTTAAAGTCATTATTCACATAGTATTGCCCATTTATAATTGGCACTTAGCTAGGTTTCTTgagtatttaaaaataataataataataataataataataataataataataataataataataataataataataatattgctTTTATAGTTTGCAGGAATTAAATGATGTGGGGAACATGTATGTGGGAAAATGACAAAATGTTCTAACCCATTTGCAAAATAAAAATAGTGCACTTGTGACTTGTTTATGTTCTTATTTATGACCTTACCTGTGTTGTCTCCAATCCAGTAGTGTCCCTTTTGTCTATACAACAAATGCGCCAAACCATTAGAGACAAAAAAGTGCTACATACAAGATTCACAAATCACAATATGTTTAGTTTCTTACCGTTAAATATGCACTTTCTAAGCCACCAAATTTCTTGAATAATGCTACAGAAGCCGACAAAGGCAATACTATATTCATTGCAAACACATTTGAAATGCTTTTGAGCAACCTATGGCCATTGATAACTAATTCTTAAACAACTGCAGCAGTGTTCCAATCTCTTTAATTAGCAACACCTACTCATGTTTGTCGCTCAACACAGGGACACATATACATATACTTCCATGCCTTACCCACATAAGTAAATTCCAGGAGCCATcatcttgaaaacaaaacaaggTCACCAAAAAGTGAAAATTACAGCGAAACCTGTGTGGAAAGCATCGATCAAAATCAACATAATGCCTTTTGCATTCTTCATTGTCAAAATATTATAACTTCAGATTTTTAAAATGTTGTCATGGTAACATGTTGGAGTTAACTTATGCTCATTATCTTCCATCCATTTATTCTGCTATAGTAGAGCATAGCTTCTCATTAACTAGTTTAATCAAGTTAACAATCaaaatttttcccttttgtatTTCTAGGATTTATGTTGGAAATGGACGATGAAATAAACGAGAAATCTTAACAAACCTTGATCACTCAAGAAGATAATGAGCCATGCCTTTGTTGGGTTTCTTCTGCTTCAATGCCATCATTGTCGCTGCTGCTGCTTCCATCCTGCAAATTTGAATTAATAGCAGAACGACAACGACGTCCCATAGCAACAAGATCAAGAAGCCTTCTCCTTGCATCATATACAGGATTTGGTTCAATCAAACAACCTCGTTCATATGCTTCCCTCAAGAAAACAGTGTGGCGTTTCCCCTTTGTTGATAGATAGAAGATCCCTGGATGATCCAAGAACAGGTCTCTTATGTTGAAGTCAATCCCAAACCATTTTCTGAATTGGCTGATCTTTTCAACTTCTACCATCTTCTCCACGGTTAAACTCAGGAACTCGTGAACAATCGACACTGCTCGTTTCTCCATGGCCATCAATGCTGCCTTAGACTTCTTTTTCTCCCCAACAACCACCTCATAGGGCCCAACGTACGGTGAACTCTGCCATTCTTTCACCTTGGCCTTGAAGTTCTTGCCAAGTTTCATCCCTGGAGGATACCCATGCTTAAAACTGAACTGCAATTCTGTCCTGACATTGCAATCCTCCTTGCAGCACTCAACAACCCTCCAATCTTCAATGGCTGCTCTAAAACCATTTCGACGAACACCTTCAACCAGCTTCAACAAATGAGTGTTAGGTTCATGGGCATCACACAGCTGGAAAACACTAGGATTTGCAGATATAACTGAGTCCTCGAAATTATCAGGCAGCCCAAGCTCCCTCCAGACCTTGAAAATTGCTCGAAGGGGAACTGTTTTGGACGCAGACATGGACAATATCCGGACCAATCGATCAGCCACCATTGGCAAAGAAGCATTAATGGCATTCTCTTCCTGCTTGGAAACATCAAGAGCAGCATCTGTGAGCCTGCAAAAAGGCAGCAATTTGGAGGGGTCATAATAAATTTGGAAGATGTGAGGAAACTTGCGGAGGAAGGAAGTGGCACCGCGGTTGAGATGGAGTTTCTGGGAGAGCCTGGAGAGAAAGTCAATGGACACGGACGGATTCCTGGGATTTGTGAGGATGAGATCTTGAATGGCAATGACTTTGAAGAGGCTCTTGTACTTGTCCATGAGCTTCTCAAATGTAGGGTCTCGAACTCTCGAGGCGACATACTTAGCCGACGTAGTTTTCGATCGAATGGAGATTGAGAAACCAAATGAGTGTTTGTGTTTGATCAAAATCTTCATAATATGGATTCCCATTTTTTGTCTCTATGGCTTGCAAATTCTTTTTGACATTTCGTCAAACACTTGGTGGTCAATTaccagaagaagaaaacaaggtGCCACTTAAATGAGCATAGAGAGCTTGATTGGAAATAAAGTTGATGGCAACAGTGACTTGAAGTGCTGTAAATCCATTGGATTTCTTATGTATATATTTGACAGCAGAAACTCATCGAGTTTGAACTATTATATATAGTCTAGCACGGTAGCAGAAGCTCTAGCCATTAAACAAACTCTAATCATTGCAAACAATTTATACATGGGAAAAACTGTTATTGAATCAGACAATTTAAAATTAATACAAGCTATCAAATAAAAAATTCCAGTTGGAGAAGCATGGGCAATTATTCAGCTGCTTCTGGAACAAGTACCTGAAAGGGGTGTAACTTGGACTCCAAGAGAACAAGCAGCACCATCAACGGGAGAGGGGAACGCAGTTTCAAACCGGGTCGGGTTGGGGCGTGGAGTTTGATCTGGGCCAGTTTTAGCCCGGGTCCCTAACCAAAAAACAATGGAACgggtatattaaatttttaattataaactaAAATCCAGtttaattaagttgttttaaaaaagccaatgagttataacttaaatgacatagtctttccatactcaattaagagattgcgTGTTCGAATttcctatctttagtaaaaaaaaaccctaagaataaattagatttttcaTTGGTTTTTAAAACCACAGTGTTAACTAAATttagtttctttaattttttgaaaaaatatggggagccaatgaaatatttgtacaatatatacaatgaaggtttagggagtattagagatataaccattagtattACCTCTTTCCATCAGCGTAAGCTTTTagaatgagtggtatcatgatatGGTATTAAAATTTTAGATCTAAAAGGTCAAGAGTTAAGCTTTTGAGGTGagtgttcattttgtaactcatataacccattgtatacattgtacaaATAAGCCATTGTCCCTAACaggattctaatttttttatatgtgaGCAATTTAGTCGTTATGTTTTTTTAgaaactattttattttttatattacaaAGATACATTttgttatttaatatttattaacatctatataatatattttatattttatttgtaacTTCATAATAGAAAAAACTAGAGAAAGAATctattattataaataaaataatcaaattgaCAGTTCTTTAACTACTTTTAAaggtttaattttattaaaaaatatcctGTATAACTTATTTCACAAGATTTACAAATTATTGCGCATTTAACTGTACGAAGAAAATTTCAAGTAAACCTCTTTTTCAGCCACGTGCATGGCTGTTTTGTTTCATGCTCATGATTTTTCAACACACTCACCAAACCAATGAAATTTGGTTGGAAGCTAAGTGACGTGATCTTTGTAAGTTTGTGACTGCGATAATAAGGTTCCAGAGGGATAGGGACTCATAACTCATAAGTGATAAGTTTTTAAATTGCCCTTTTTTTCCGCTAAAATTAGACTTATGTGCATTACCGCAATGATAATTTACTAATTTAGTCATCGTGCTTAATAATCGCTTACAAGCTTCTAATCTATAGTAGAATTTTGGAGTAATCTGATCTTCTTATAGTATATGCAAAAATCGATTGAACACAAAGTGTTTTACAAATACATCTAATTATATAAcattatattattaataaaaaattatgtcaATAAttattcgaaaaaaaaataattagactACTGTGTTATACTGTTattagtgtatcaaaattaaattcgttGCTTCACAAATGAAGAATACGATGACTTGCCCTTTGTCTCTTTTCAGTAATAGCCGCCCTCGTGCGCATATATTCATCTGTTCTATACCTACAAATTTCAAGCTATAATACACTTTTTGTTATGATCATTATCGTGCTTATCCTCTCCCATCCTTACGTGCAGATCATACCATTTGAATATTCTCGATACCTtgcttaatttattttcattgttttcatttaaaaaatttgagacgaaaaatataataataaaaaatataattataaaaaattaataaaaataataaaaaaataaaaaataaattaaatctctTATTAAGATAGACACAAAATATATTAACTCAGTGTGTCTAAATATATTATCTTTATTCATGCCTTCTCTATCAAACATAATTTTATGTCTTTATATTTTTGTCTTAATATTCTATCTCTGTAGACAAACACGGTCTAGTAATACTATACCACACTCAAACGTCACCAATCATTGAATATGTGGTGTTAATTTAGAGAGCTACACTTGTCCAAACTCATGcatatactttaccctataaaTATATACCTGAATGTTGCACCCAAAATGAAGAAACAACACTTTAATTTTCCTACTCTTGCAATATTCACATTTTCCTAACCAAAATGGTGATGAAGCTAGGTGCAAGCATTGTAATTTGCATATGGCTACTCTTGGCTATATTGTCACCAATCACTGAATCATCATCATCCAATGATGATTCAAACCCTGCTGTTCTTGACACAGATGGTAACCCAATTCAAAGTGATGCTGAGTACTATGTTAGGCCAGCAATCACTGATGCTGGAGGCTATTTAACATTGATTGATAGATTTGATAATGGGTCATGCCCTTTATATGTTGGTCAACCAAATGTTATTGTGGACAATAAAATTTCCATAAAGTTTACACCTTTCATTGAAGGGGAAACTGTGATAAGAGAGAACAGGGATTTCAAGGCTGTTTTTCAGGCATTCACTACATGTGTTCAGTCAACGCAATGGACGGTTggagaggttgaccaagagagtGGAAGAAGGTTGATTGTGGCTGGTTATGATGAAGGGATTGGGGGTTACTTCAGAATTGAAAAGGGCAATTTGGGTATTTACAATTTTGCTTGGTGTCCCTTGGATGTGTGTCCAAATTGTAGGTTGAATTGTTCACCTGTGGGTGCTTTCATTATTGATGAGAATAGGAACAGGTTGTTGGCTTTGGATGGTAACACTCTTCCTGTGCAATTTGAGAAGGCTAATGATGTGTCTCCTATCTAGTTCTAGTAGGTGCCAATTTGGTTTATTAGTAAATAAGGTCTAGTaaatggtgaaaactcaggttTATTAGTAAATAAGGTCTAATAaacggtgaaaactcaggtgaagtcgacttcacgtgaagttgatatctcaGAGTCGTTAGATGtcagtcaaattatttaacggttttcaggtatcaacttcatgtgaaatCGACTGCTCCTGAGTTTCTATCCTAATAAATAGTAATAAAATCTTATGTGTCTTATTCTAAATAACACATCTTTATAGGAAGATGATAGTGTGAATTGTTAGATAGTTTGATATGTTTGATTAAACATATTTAACTGAATTATTTAacaatttataatattatttaaattaaataaatgaaaaaatctgaatgtcttttttttttgaattatattataataaaataatattttttaattttagaattttgATACCACAAAACAGTTCACTATAGATGGAATTTATCGAtggattatttacttttatcgACAAATTTTAGATTATTGATAGCTTTATTGGTGTATCTgtaaaaaaaattgcaaaaatattgataaaaatttaggtgcagtcaacttcactttaaagccgttagatgaaaatttagttaaataagtcaaattatttaacaatttttaactatcaacttcacgtaaaattgattgcacctgagttttcacctttatAATATGTGTTCTCTTAGTAATGGCGAAAAACGCGTCCGCtcaaact is from Arachis ipaensis cultivar K30076 chromosome B01, Araip1.1, whole genome shotgun sequence and encodes:
- the LOC107639386 gene encoding protein ROOT PRIMORDIUM DEFECTIVE 1-like, whose product is MGIHIMKILIKHKHSFGFSISIRSKTTSAKYVASRVRDPTFEKLMDKYKSLFKVIAIQDLILTNPRNPSVSIDFLSRLSQKLHLNRGATSFLRKFPHIFQIYYDPSKLLPFCRLTDAALDVSKQEENAINASLPMVADRLVRILSMSASKTVPLRAIFKVWRELGLPDNFEDSVISANPSVFQLCDAHEPNTHLLKLVEGVRRNGFRAAIEDWRVVECCKEDCNVRTELQFSFKHGYPPGMKLGKNFKAKVKEWQSSPYVGPYEVVVGEKKKSKAALMAMEKRAVSIVHEFLSLTVEKMVEVEKISQFRKWFGIDFNIRDLFLDHPGIFYLSTKGKRHTVFLREAYERGCLIEPNPVYDARRRLLDLVAMGRRCRSAINSNLQDGSSSSDNDGIEAEETQQRHGSLSS
- the LOC107616047 gene encoding miraculin, whose protein sequence is MVMKLGASIVICIWLLLAILSPITESSSSNDDSNPAVLDTDGNPIQSDAEYYVRPAITDAGGYLTLIDRFDNGSCPLYVGQPNVIVDNKISIKFTPFIEGETVIRENRDFKAVFQAFTTCVQSTQWTVGEVDQESGRRLIVAGYDEGIGGYFRIEKGNLGIYNFAWCPLDVCPNCRLNCSPVGAFIIDENRNRLLALDGNTLPVQFEKANDVSPI